In Candidatus Poribacteria bacterium, a single genomic region encodes these proteins:
- a CDS encoding DUF1874 domain-containing protein, whose translation MWLLNAFSIQMLPDCRGTIRFIPISEEDARSHLADGFESAIGHELTARLLSKRLNLGIEARRVEIALTPGETAIIAQLRLPRGAEGILPSEEELARTPVSYVRVEVLDS comes from the coding sequence ATGTGGCTCCTGAACGCCTTCTCGATCCAGATGCTGCCTGATTGTCGCGGAACCATCCGGTTCATACCCATTTCCGAGGAAGACGCGCGCTCGCATCTTGCCGACGGATTCGAGAGCGCCATCGGTCACGAACTCACCGCTCGACTCCTGTCGAAACGATTGAACCTCGGTATCGAAGCCCGTCGCGTCGAGATCGCTCTCACTCCAGGCGAAACGGCGATCATCGCGCAACTGCGCCTACCGCGAGGCGCGGAAGGCATTCTGCCATCGGAAGAAGAACTTGCGCGAACACCCGTTTCTTACGTGCGCGTCGAAGTGCTCGACAGTTGA